Sequence from the uncultured Draconibacterium sp. genome:
AGCACCGGAACAAAAGTTTTTGCACTGGCCGGTAAAGTGGCTCGTGGCGGACTGATCGAGGTGCCAATGGGAATTACCATAAAACAGGTGATTGAAGAAATTGGTGGAGGAATTGCCAATGGACGAAAATTCAAAGCGGTGCAGATTGGTGGCCCGTCGGGTGGATGTATACCGGCCGAACATTCGGATACACCGATTGATTTTGAATCGCTTGGAGAAATGGGTGCCATGATGGGATCGGGAGGTTTGGTAGTGCTTGATGATACGGACTGTATGGTGGATATTGCCCGTTATTTTCTCTCGTTTACGCAGGAAGAATCGTGCGGAAAATGTACCTTCTGCCGTGTAGGGACAAAACGAATGCTCGACATTCTCGACGGCATTGTTGGCGGGAGAGGCAAAAAAGGCGACATTGAAGAGTTGGAGTACCTGGCCGGCTGGACAAAAAAAGGAAGTCTTTGCGGACTGGGGAAAACCGCACCAAATCCGGTGTTAAGTACCTTGAAACATTTCAGGGATGAATACGAAGCGCACATTAACGGAACCTGCCCGACCGGCAAGTGTGCCGAGCTGATCACTTATTCGGTAAACGACGATTGTATTGGTTGCACCAAATGTGTGCAAAAATGTCCGGTTGATGCGATCCCGTTTACACCGCACGAGAAACATTCTATCGATACAGAATTGTGTATAAAATGTGATGCTTGCCGCGCTGCTTGTCCTGTTGATGCAATTGATGTAAAATGATCCAGTATCCAGAAACAATGATTAAACTTAAAATAAATAACAAAGTAGTTGAAGTTGAAAAAGGAACTTCGGTGATGAAAGCTGCGCAGCAAATGGGATTTGATATTCCCAATATGTGTTGGCATGATGAGCTGGAGCACTTTACTTCCTGTATGCTTTGTATGGTAAAAGACCAGAAAAACGGAAGACTTTATCCCTCTTGTTCGGTAAAGGCAATTGATGGAATGGAGGTGATTACCGATGATCAGGAGATTGCCGAATCGCGAAAAACAGCTTTGGAATTGCTGTTGAGCGAACATGTCGGCGATTGTGAAGGCCCGTGTCAGATTGCTTGTCCGGCACACATGGATATTCCGCGCATGAACCGTTTAATTGCCGCCGGAAAGTTTGATGAAGCGCTGGAAGTGGTGAAAAAAGATATTGCCTTGCCAGCAGTTTTGGGTCGAATTTGTCCGGCTCCCTGCGAAGGGGCGTGCCATCGGAAAACGGTTGATGAACCGGTTTCTATTTGTTTATTAAAACGAATAGTGGGAGATGATGGTGTTGAACCAACGGTTCCTCAAGTGGAGAAAACCGGGAAAAAAGTGGCGGTTGTTGGTGCCGGTCCGGCCGGATTGGCAGCAGCGTATTACATGCAACTAAAAGGTATTGATGTAACACTTTTTGATAAAAATGAAAAAGCCGGAGGTTTGCTTCGCACCGAATTGAGTGAAGAGCTTCTTCCGATGGATGTTCTGGACCGGGAAATTGAAACGATTATAAAAACCGGTGTTGAATTTCGCGGAGGTCAGTCGATTGGAGCAGCAGAATTTGATCAGCTGAAAAAGGATTTTGATGCTGTGGTTCTCGCTTCGGGAGCTATTACTGACGCATCGGAAAAATATGGATTAGAAGCCGGATCAAAAGGAATTGAAGCTGATAAAACGACCTATCAAACATCCGACGAGAAAGTTTTTGCCATTGGAAATGTATTGCGTTCATCGCGTTTGGCAGTGCGTTCCGTTGGACAGGGAAAAGAGGTGGCTTTCTCGGTGATGCAATATTTAGCCGGGCAAGAGATAAAAGGAGAACCGCGTTTATTCAATTCGCGCTTTGGGAAAATGGTAGCCGACGAGTTTTCGGAATACCTGAAAGAGTCAGTGGAAGGTAAACGAAAATTGCCGGAGCAAGGTAAGTTCGCAGGATTTACCCGCGAGGAAGCCATTGCAGAAGCAAAACGATGCTTGCATTGCGATTGCCGTGCGATTGATAGTTGTAAACTGCGCGAATATTCAGATCAATATAAAGTGGATCAGAAACGCTTTAAAACCAGCGAGCGCCGAAAGATTACAAAGGAGATCAATCACGATTTGGTGATTTATGAGCCGCAAAAATGTATCAAATGCGGAATTTGTGTACGCCTCACCGGAAAATATCAGGAGAAATTTGGTTTCACATTTATTGGCCGGGGTTTTGATGTAGAGATTGGTGTTCCGTTTAACGAGGACCTGAAAAAAGGATTAACCGAAACGGCACGAAAAGTTGCTGATGGTTGTCCTACAGGAGCGATCTCGTTAAAGAATAAAGAATGATGAATGTTGATTAACGATTTGTGATTTAAGATGAAAAATCTGCACTCGAAATTCGTTAATCAGTATTCGCAAATCAAAGAAATAATGAAGTATTGGATAGTAACTTTTATAATCATTTTGAGTTTTGGAGCTGTTGCTCAACCGTCCGATTCATGGCCGATTTTTCGTGGCGACCAACATCTTTCAGGTGTTTCGAAAACTACATTGCCCGAATCGCCCAATCTTTTGTGGACATTCGAAACCGGCGATAATATCAAGTCGGCGCCAGTAGTTGCCAACGATAAAGTGGTGATCGGCTCAACAGATGGTTTTGTATACTGCCTCCATACTTCCGGAAAATTATTGTGGAAATTTAATACCGAAAATTCAATTGAAGCGCCTGCACTCATTCTTGATAATACGGTTTACGTAGGAAATCTCGATGGGATGCTTTTTGCGCTGAATCTCGATAATGGCGAAAAACTTTGGGAATACGAATGTGAAAACCAGATAATCGGTTCGGCAAACTGGTGGACAGAAGGTGGAACAACCCATATTTTTATGGGCAGTTACGATTACTACCTTCATTGTGTTGATGCCAAAACCGGTGAGTTGAAATGGAAATACGAGTCGGATAATTTTATTAACGGAGCAGCGGCCTGTGCTGACGGTAAGGCAATGTTTGGAGGCTGCGATGGTTACCTTCATGTGGTTGATGTTACAACAGGTAAATTGGTTGAAAAAATTGATGTGGCAACTTATGTGGCCGGATCTGTTGCCGTTGAAAAGGATAAAGTTTATATAGGTGATTACGATGGTCGCTTTTTTCAGGTGGACATTGATAGTGACAAAACAACCTGGGAGTGGTCGGACGAAAAAACAAACCTGCAGTTTATTGCTTCGCCTGCTATAATTGGCGAAAAGGTTTTAACGGCCAATCACAATAAATTTTTGTATTGTTTTAATAAAAATACAGGAGAGAAACTTTGGGAATACAACACCGGGCGGCAGGTGGAGGCCTCTCCGGTAATTGTTAAAAATAAGGTAGTTGTGGCCAATATGCGTGGTGATTTAGCCATTGTGAACCTTTCGGATGGAAAGCCTGTTTGGACTTATGAATTGGGAAGCCAGATCATCAGCAATCCCGCCGTGGCCAACGGTCAGTTGTTTGTTGGAGCTTTTGATGGAAACATTTACTGTTTTGGCGAATAGAGAAAAACACAAAAACTCGAAGACATAAAGAAATGTATTGATAAGCGTTTTGTGTTTGGGGGAATTCAAGTTGGGAATTACGTCGTTTAGGATACAGAAAATACATAAGTAAAAACACTAGATAGTCTTTGTGACTTAGTGACTTTGTGTTGAAAAAGAACAAAATGAATATAATTCAAATCATACCCGGATCAGGTGGCAGCTTTTATTGTGGCAATTGTCTGCGCGACAGCAAATATGTGGATGCTTTACGAAAACTGGATCATCAGGTGGTGAAAATCCCCATGTATTTACCTCTTTTTTCTGATGAACACGACATCTCGGACATCCCGATTTTTTATGGTGCCATTAGCACTTACCTTAAGCAGGTTTATCCGATTTTCAGAAAAGCACCGGCTTGGTTTGATAAGCTGCTGAATTCAAAACCAATGATGAAAATGGCTGCTTCCATGGCAGGATCGACCCGTGCCAAAGGACTGGAAGATATGACCATTTCGATGTTGCTGGGTGAGCAAGGCGAACAAAAAGAGGAGCTGGATAAAATGGCCGACTGGATTGCCGAACATTGCAAACCCGATGTCATTCATATTTCAAATGCCTTATTGTTGGGGTTGGCAAAACGGCTGAAAGAAAAAGTTGGCGTTCCGGTGGTTTGTTCGCT
This genomic interval carries:
- a CDS encoding FAD-dependent oxidoreductase — its product is MIKLKINNKVVEVEKGTSVMKAAQQMGFDIPNMCWHDELEHFTSCMLCMVKDQKNGRLYPSCSVKAIDGMEVITDDQEIAESRKTALELLLSEHVGDCEGPCQIACPAHMDIPRMNRLIAAGKFDEALEVVKKDIALPAVLGRICPAPCEGACHRKTVDEPVSICLLKRIVGDDGVEPTVPQVEKTGKKVAVVGAGPAGLAAAYYMQLKGIDVTLFDKNEKAGGLLRTELSEELLPMDVLDREIETIIKTGVEFRGGQSIGAAEFDQLKKDFDAVVLASGAITDASEKYGLEAGSKGIEADKTTYQTSDEKVFAIGNVLRSSRLAVRSVGQGKEVAFSVMQYLAGQEIKGEPRLFNSRFGKMVADEFSEYLKESVEGKRKLPEQGKFAGFTREEAIAEAKRCLHCDCRAIDSCKLREYSDQYKVDQKRFKTSERRKITKEINHDLVIYEPQKCIKCGICVRLTGKYQEKFGFTFIGRGFDVEIGVPFNEDLKKGLTETARKVADGCPTGAISLKNKE
- a CDS encoding PQQ-binding-like beta-propeller repeat protein translates to MKYWIVTFIIILSFGAVAQPSDSWPIFRGDQHLSGVSKTTLPESPNLLWTFETGDNIKSAPVVANDKVVIGSTDGFVYCLHTSGKLLWKFNTENSIEAPALILDNTVYVGNLDGMLFALNLDNGEKLWEYECENQIIGSANWWTEGGTTHIFMGSYDYYLHCVDAKTGELKWKYESDNFINGAAACADGKAMFGGCDGYLHVVDVTTGKLVEKIDVATYVAGSVAVEKDKVYIGDYDGRFFQVDIDSDKTTWEWSDEKTNLQFIASPAIIGEKVLTANHNKFLYCFNKNTGEKLWEYNTGRQVEASPVIVKNKVVVANMRGDLAIVNLSDGKPVWTYELGSQIISNPAVANGQLFVGAFDGNIYCFGE